Proteins from a genomic interval of Shewanella seohaensis:
- the atcA gene encoding cold adaptation protein AtcA yields MAKKLNISRINELKTNAYDNIESYDDPDTPKALEQFTSQIKKVLQADPKMLESVPEYLPVALYGRVKFPSDAKLKWAHWINTATQPEWDEFKVTIGFNNADVPLVQAVRAYSEDLLIESCAVLYLLENQGKSAPAPKRSADDDFEDEDSDYADYSDDDDDDGEEEDGYYDHYDDEDR; encoded by the coding sequence ATGGCCAAAAAACTGAATATCTCACGCATTAATGAGCTTAAGACCAATGCCTACGACAATATCGAGTCCTATGATGACCCGGATACGCCCAAAGCATTGGAGCAATTTACCAGTCAAATCAAAAAAGTATTACAGGCCGATCCTAAAATGCTCGAGTCGGTACCCGAGTACCTGCCTGTGGCACTCTATGGCCGAGTAAAATTTCCAAGTGACGCCAAGCTTAAGTGGGCTCACTGGATTAACACCGCGACGCAACCCGAGTGGGACGAGTTCAAGGTCACTATTGGCTTTAACAATGCCGATGTCCCATTAGTGCAGGCGGTGCGCGCCTATTCAGAAGATTTATTGATTGAAAGCTGCGCCGTACTCTATCTACTGGAAAACCAAGGCAAAAGTGCACCTGCGCCTAAACGCAGCGCTGACGATGATTTTGAAGACGAAGACAGTGATTACGCCGATTATTCCGATGACGACGATGATGACGGCGAAGAGGAAGATGGCTACTACGATCACTACGATGATGAGGACCGCTAA
- the rmf gene encoding ribosome modulation factor: MKRQKRDRLDRAFSKGFQAGIGGRSKELCPYANLDSRSQWLGGWREGVDGRVNGLFNK, from the coding sequence ATGAAAAGACAAAAACGAGATCGTTTAGACAGAGCTTTTTCCAAAGGATTCCAAGCGGGTATTGGGGGTCGATCTAAAGAGCTTTGTCCTTATGCAAATCTTGATTCGCGATCACAGTGGTTAGGTGGTTGGCGTGAAGGTGTGGATGGCCGAGTTAATGGGCTATTTAATAAATAA
- the atcB gene encoding cold adaptation protein AtcB, whose product MNTSLIEITVAEIKELADVEPKQASKRFELIATTMNDEQLVEVIEKMDIVTLTQINSHHDISCPSIMSELMTPEQIRDIVCQQPLYWEEKIKNNAEELIQHTFDFLTYLIRIQDSEEKQTAILECIAEDPAGLFYLSIPFIEMMLGERHDDEDHFNDYYDDEEDTDTVGYDSRVDSEEAHSLSLDDPRSLMALIHELAPDVEKAIKNLLRNESSGWEMIINKFVNELVIQAKEKNQVTDEYAEVDDMFSFLD is encoded by the coding sequence ATGAACACTAGTCTCATTGAAATAACCGTTGCCGAGATTAAAGAGCTCGCCGATGTCGAGCCAAAACAGGCCAGTAAACGTTTCGAACTCATCGCCACCACAATGAACGATGAGCAATTAGTCGAAGTCATTGAAAAAATGGATATTGTGACCCTGACGCAAATCAACAGTCACCACGATATCTCCTGCCCGTCAATTATGTCGGAGCTAATGACCCCTGAGCAAATTCGCGACATCGTCTGTCAGCAACCTTTGTATTGGGAAGAAAAAATCAAAAACAATGCCGAAGAACTCATTCAGCATACCTTTGATTTTTTGACCTATTTAATTCGCATCCAAGACAGCGAAGAAAAACAAACCGCTATTTTAGAGTGCATTGCCGAAGATCCCGCCGGCCTCTTCTATCTGTCTATCCCCTTTATCGAGATGATGTTGGGTGAGCGCCACGACGATGAAGACCACTTCAACGATTATTATGACGATGAAGAAGATACCGACACCGTCGGCTATGACAGCCGTGTCGACAGTGAAGAAGCCCATAGCTTAAGCCTAGATGACCCACGTAGTCTGATGGCGTTAATCCATGAGCTGGCACCCGATGTAGAAAAAGCCATTAAAAACCTGCTGCGTAACGAAAGCTCTGGCTGGGAGATGATCATTAATAAGTTCGTCAATGAACTGGTTATCCAAGCGAAAGAGAAAAACCAAGTCACGGACGAATACGCAGAAGTGGATGATATGTTTAGCTTTTTAGATTAA
- a CDS encoding GDYXXLXY domain-containing protein — MDKATLALSRFHKRALVLVVFTATVLLISINWRIAQFEQLLQDGQVVRFALAPVDPRSIMQGDYMALEYAIAQEVRAALPEGMTQGQLLLTLDSQKVAHFVGIYREQPKTAEQLTVDFRLRNHRVKLASNSFFFEEGQADHFSQAKYGEFRVSERGELLLMNLLDEQLQPL; from the coding sequence ATGGATAAAGCGACCTTAGCATTAAGCCGTTTCCATAAGCGCGCTTTAGTCTTAGTGGTGTTTACCGCCACGGTACTGCTGATAAGCATCAACTGGCGAATCGCTCAGTTTGAGCAGTTATTACAAGATGGCCAAGTGGTACGTTTTGCCTTAGCGCCAGTGGATCCTCGCTCGATTATGCAGGGGGATTATATGGCTTTGGAGTATGCCATTGCACAGGAGGTGCGCGCCGCACTGCCTGAAGGGATGACGCAGGGGCAACTGCTGTTGACGCTCGATTCGCAAAAGGTGGCGCACTTTGTCGGTATTTACCGTGAGCAACCCAAAACGGCTGAGCAACTCACAGTCGATTTTCGTCTGCGTAATCATAGAGTAAAGCTCGCCTCAAATAGTTTCTTCTTCGAAGAGGGCCAAGCAGACCACTTCAGCCAAGCAAAGTATGGAGAATTCAGAGTCAGCGAACGGGGAGAGTTGTTGTTGATGAATCTTCTGGATGAGCAGTTGCAGCCGTTATAG
- a CDS encoding DUF6678 family protein, with translation MNADTLAYLNQHQLTSVMSLTKWRQLELALHEKPEFVPHVRYKLLEDEGPNPGFTPVWWDELLAICERIEWLEIDPLKREHRGRLLPEKTTDFTDYIEAQLHKYRLPYSKEAQGLRIWGYLRPDAAMPVFCIAPGGETIKEA, from the coding sequence ATGAATGCAGACACCTTGGCGTACCTCAATCAGCATCAATTAACCTCGGTGATGAGCCTCACTAAATGGCGTCAGCTGGAGCTGGCACTCCATGAAAAGCCAGAGTTTGTGCCCCATGTGCGTTATAAGCTGCTGGAAGATGAAGGGCCAAATCCAGGTTTTACGCCAGTGTGGTGGGACGAGTTACTCGCGATTTGCGAGCGGATTGAATGGCTTGAGATTGACCCGCTCAAAAGAGAACACCGCGGCAGATTACTGCCGGAAAAGACCACGGATTTTACTGATTATATCGAGGCGCAACTGCACAAGTATCGACTCCCCTACAGTAAAGAAGCACAAGGGCTCAGAATTTGGGGCTATCTTCGCCCCGATGCGGCGATGCCAGTATTTTGTATTGCACCTGGTGGCGAGACGATAAAGGAAGCGTAA
- the fabA gene encoding bifunctional 3-hydroxydecanoyl-ACP dehydratase/trans-2-decenoyl-ACP isomerase: protein MNKANSFNKEELIACGHGKLFGPNSPRLPVDNMLMIDRIITINDNGGEFGKGEIVAELDINPDLWFFGCHFISDPVMPGCLGLDAMWQLVGFYLGWEGAEGKGRALGVGEVKFTGQVLPGAKKVTYKLNIKRTIHRKLVMGIADAILEVDGRQIYSATDLKVGVFSDTSTF, encoded by the coding sequence ATGAATAAAGCAAACAGTTTCAATAAAGAAGAACTCATCGCCTGTGGTCATGGGAAATTATTTGGTCCAAACTCGCCTCGTCTACCCGTAGATAATATGCTGATGATCGACAGGATCATCACCATTAACGATAACGGCGGCGAATTTGGCAAAGGTGAAATTGTTGCTGAACTCGATATTAATCCAGATCTATGGTTCTTTGGCTGCCACTTCATCAGCGACCCAGTAATGCCAGGTTGTTTAGGCTTAGACGCTATGTGGCAGTTAGTCGGTTTTTACCTTGGTTGGGAAGGCGCCGAGGGTAAAGGCCGCGCACTGGGCGTCGGTGAAGTGAAATTTACCGGACAAGTGTTACCTGGCGCGAAAAAAGTGACTTACAAGCTAAACATCAAACGTACCATTCATCGTAAATTGGTCATGGGTATTGCCGATGCCATTCTTGAAGTCGATGGTCGTCAAATTTATAGTGCGACTGATTTAAAAGTTGGCGTATTTAGCGACACTTCTACCTTCTAA
- a CDS encoding glutaredoxin family protein, whose protein sequence is MHNVLQAGYILYHTEGCHLCEQAAALLNAAEVSFTAIDICDDEALAERYGVCIPVVKAADERCLFWPFDATQLQEFLGA, encoded by the coding sequence ATGCATAATGTACTGCAAGCGGGTTACATTCTATACCACACCGAAGGGTGTCACTTATGTGAACAGGCTGCAGCATTGCTTAATGCCGCCGAGGTGTCCTTTACGGCCATCGATATTTGTGATGATGAAGCCTTAGCTGAACGTTATGGCGTGTGTATTCCCGTGGTGAAGGCCGCGGATGAGCGTTGCCTCTTTTGGCCCTTTGACGCTACCCAATTACAAGAATTTTTAGGAGCTTAG
- the atcC gene encoding cold adaptation protein AtcC has translation MQLVLRDLDQGPYLSKVLAKGQADDTLSGEQLAQIKSKAILMSLKLADKFYNKYKMHLLEQAAHDVIGVVSLGLMELSDQDQQQAVRILLTSDGVVKCFQKGWSMLSVVSKHKLANGKSLYGDVDKFLLEQVSTPPDAEEWLGYEAYQDALAEHQRQQSIAALMAQFYAQTSYDPLDFLNLESVLAEAVLYRMLFDNAKVRQDLKKRIAKISLQDEWFSLEYIEEQTQKALAELPAELAETIGKDLGKNFAPALLRTLNFAKSYRELLLSDASPERLERFEHKEGLVGLLGWPLYIVL, from the coding sequence ATGCAACTGGTACTGCGTGATTTAGACCAAGGTCCATACCTGAGCAAGGTGTTGGCCAAAGGCCAAGCAGACGACACCCTTAGTGGTGAGCAGCTCGCACAAATCAAATCTAAAGCCATTTTGATGAGCCTCAAATTGGCGGATAAGTTCTACAACAAGTACAAGATGCACTTACTGGAACAGGCGGCGCACGATGTCATTGGCGTCGTCAGTCTCGGATTAATGGAACTTTCTGATCAGGATCAACAGCAAGCGGTGCGTATATTGCTCACCAGCGACGGCGTGGTCAAATGCTTCCAAAAGGGTTGGAGCATGCTCAGCGTCGTCAGCAAACATAAGCTGGCTAACGGTAAGTCGCTCTATGGTGATGTGGATAAATTCCTGCTGGAACAAGTGTCTACGCCGCCTGATGCAGAAGAGTGGCTGGGCTATGAGGCCTACCAGGATGCCTTGGCCGAGCACCAACGTCAGCAATCGATTGCGGCACTTATGGCACAGTTTTATGCCCAAACCAGCTATGATCCTTTAGATTTCTTAAATCTGGAGAGCGTATTGGCCGAAGCAGTGCTGTATCGGATGTTATTTGATAATGCCAAAGTCAGACAAGATCTGAAAAAGCGCATCGCCAAAATCAGCTTGCAGGACGAATGGTTTAGCCTTGAGTATATCGAGGAGCAAACCCAAAAAGCCTTGGCGGAACTCCCCGCGGAGCTGGCCGAGACTATCGGTAAAGATTTGGGTAAAAACTTTGCGCCAGCATTGCTGCGTACATTGAATTTCGCGAAAAGCTACCGCGAACTGCTGCTTAGTGATGCCTCACCTGAGCGTTTAGAAAGATTTGAGCATAAAGAAGGACTCGTTGGTCTACTCGGCTGGCCGCTTTATATCGTGCTTTAA
- the rlmKL gene encoding bifunctional 23S rRNA (guanine(2069)-N(7))-methyltransferase RlmK/23S rRNA (guanine(2445)-N(2))-methyltransferase RlmL — protein sequence MLNFFAAAPKGFEYSLAQELTEFGATEIKESVAGVYFTAPLALAYRITLWTRLASRIVLVIYKGPCESAEQLYNAAYCIDWSAHFSNRNTFSIDFHGTGGFINNTQFGALKIKDAIVDRFRDDGDARPNVARIDADIKIDAHFRNGVITIAMNFSGPSLHQRGYRSTTGEAPLKENLAANMLVRSGWKAAPTTLLDPFCGSGTVLIEAALMAADIAPGLQRSRFGFEHWRRHDKATWHEILEEAKARASLGVKRCDVKFYGSDIDSRLVALAKRNAQNAGVLELIDFKVANALNVEPPAGEGYLITNPPYGERLGSVSELLQLYYQLGDKFKKEFGGWKVAMLCSDIELISALKLKADKQMKMFNGALECAFNLYTLHAQSTRRDTPVLPEGVDIADIAPAFANRIKKNAKQLEKWAKKEGIDSYRLYDADIPEYNVAVDRYLDHIVVQEYMAPASIPEAVTKRRLSDVLLALPAAIGAEPHKITMKTRERQKGTNQYQKLDERKLELITTEYGAKFKLNLTGYLDTGLFLDHRLTRRLVGQKSKGRRVLNLFSYTGSASVHAALGGAKSVTTVDMSNTYLAWAKENFALNDLSGKQYEFVQADCLQWIRDSALDKSAQYDLIFIDPPTFSNSKRMEDSFDVQRDHVNLLGMLIKLLSPNGEIVFSNNKRKFKMDTETLAKMKIKVENIDDLTLPMDYKRNPHIHNTWLITHA from the coding sequence ATGCTTAATTTTTTTGCTGCCGCCCCTAAGGGCTTTGAATATAGCTTAGCCCAAGAACTGACAGAATTTGGTGCGACTGAGATTAAAGAGAGTGTTGCCGGTGTCTATTTTACCGCGCCGCTTGCCTTAGCTTACCGTATTACCCTGTGGACACGTTTGGCCAGCCGTATCGTGCTGGTGATCTATAAGGGCCCCTGTGAGTCGGCGGAGCAATTATATAACGCAGCTTATTGTATTGATTGGTCAGCTCATTTCTCCAATCGCAACACCTTTAGTATCGATTTTCACGGCACTGGCGGCTTTATCAACAACACCCAGTTTGGTGCGTTAAAGATTAAAGATGCGATTGTTGACCGTTTCCGTGATGACGGTGATGCCCGTCCAAACGTCGCCCGTATTGATGCCGACATTAAAATCGACGCCCATTTCCGTAATGGGGTGATTACCATTGCGATGAACTTCTCGGGACCTTCTTTACATCAACGCGGTTATCGCTCTACGACTGGTGAAGCCCCATTAAAAGAAAACCTCGCCGCCAACATGTTAGTGCGCAGTGGCTGGAAAGCCGCGCCAACCACCTTGCTCGATCCTTTCTGCGGCAGTGGTACTGTACTGATTGAGGCCGCATTAATGGCTGCCGATATTGCTCCAGGGTTGCAGCGCAGCCGTTTTGGTTTTGAGCATTGGCGCCGTCACGATAAAGCCACCTGGCATGAGATTTTAGAAGAGGCCAAGGCGCGTGCATCCTTAGGTGTAAAGCGCTGCGACGTGAAGTTCTACGGCTCGGATATCGATTCGCGCTTAGTGGCACTGGCAAAACGCAATGCGCAAAACGCCGGTGTACTTGAACTGATTGACTTTAAAGTGGCAAATGCGCTGAATGTCGAGCCGCCCGCTGGTGAAGGTTACTTGATTACTAACCCTCCCTACGGTGAGCGTTTAGGCAGTGTCTCTGAGCTATTGCAGCTGTATTACCAATTAGGCGACAAGTTTAAAAAGGAGTTTGGCGGCTGGAAAGTAGCCATGCTCTGTAGCGATATTGAGCTGATTTCGGCGCTGAAACTCAAAGCCGATAAGCAGATGAAGATGTTTAACGGTGCGCTAGAGTGTGCCTTTAACCTTTATACCTTGCACGCGCAAAGCACTCGCCGTGATACGCCCGTATTGCCAGAAGGTGTGGACATTGCCGATATCGCACCAGCGTTTGCGAACCGTATTAAGAAAAACGCTAAGCAATTAGAAAAGTGGGCGAAAAAAGAAGGTATCGACAGTTACCGTTTATATGATGCCGACATTCCCGAATATAACGTAGCGGTCGACCGCTATTTAGACCATATCGTGGTGCAGGAATATATGGCGCCGGCCAGCATTCCAGAGGCCGTGACAAAACGCCGTTTAAGCGATGTGCTCTTGGCTCTGCCTGCTGCGATTGGTGCCGAACCGCATAAGATCACTATGAAGACCCGTGAGCGTCAAAAGGGCACCAATCAATATCAAAAGCTGGATGAGCGAAAGCTTGAACTTATCACCACCGAATATGGCGCTAAGTTTAAGCTGAACCTGACGGGCTATTTGGATACAGGCTTGTTCCTTGACCACAGATTAACCCGCCGTTTAGTGGGACAAAAATCGAAAGGGCGCCGGGTATTGAACCTGTTCTCTTACACAGGTTCTGCCTCTGTGCATGCCGCATTAGGTGGCGCTAAGTCGGTCACGACGGTTGATATGTCAAACACCTATCTGGCGTGGGCGAAGGAAAACTTTGCGTTAAATGACCTCAGTGGCAAGCAGTATGAGTTTGTGCAGGCCGATTGTTTGCAATGGATCCGCGATAGTGCGCTCGATAAATCTGCGCAATATGATTTGATTTTTATCGATCCGCCGACCTTCTCTAACTCCAAGCGGATGGAAGATTCCTTCGATGTGCAACGTGACCATGTGAATTTACTGGGCATGCTCATCAAGCTGTTAAGTCCAAATGGTGAGATAGTGTTCTCCAACAACAAACGCAAGTTTAAGATGGACACCGAAACCTTGGCCAAGATGAAAATCAAAGTGGAAAACATCGATGATCTGACCTTGCCGATGGATTACAAGCGCAATCCCCATATCCATAACACTTGGCTTATCACCCATGCATAA
- a CDS encoding AAA family ATPase: MNSLLIPSSSLAPEFNLPTLPQSATGLKALLLGQERVLDAFKLHNAIADQQLYLADFPGIDRQLIMQALMETIEPLSNAYLVAARPVEKAIQFQWQYDAPLDNQGAIAEKNVSYRYLSGNIRRADLLGRMVQSANGSKYQPGALAQCHYVFICAESLWKRESLWDLVMQILTQKSYQISSHLSPIPLNCKIILIGASLIYSQVRSEDWQFQRHFSLLAELASELDLTRFKEVQYASWLQAVAQSVEVALEQSSLAPLFRHSARLTEHQRRLSLSMLDFAQLMAQAKVYRGKATINAASIEHALEQANYRHNSSEEFSGQSFDDNFINLPTEGAMVGQINGLTVIDAIDHSYGEPARITATVHYGDGEVADIERKSELGGNIHAKGMMILSACLYRIFGRDAPLHLNANIVFEQSYQEIDGDSASLAEYCCLMSAIAEQPIIQSLAITGALDQFGNVQAIGGINEKIEGFFNLCERRGLTGEQGVIMPKSNVLQLNLAPKVITAVGKGQFHIYAIEHMDEAVELLMQMPAGVANEDNDFPADSLYGLVQERLDKLAGNGEEEISFMTRLLAKLGLFRH; this comes from the coding sequence ATGAATTCACTCTTGATACCATCATCCTCACTCGCGCCTGAATTTAACCTTCCTACCCTGCCGCAATCGGCCACAGGGTTAAAAGCCCTGCTTTTAGGGCAAGAACGTGTGTTGGATGCCTTTAAGTTACATAACGCCATTGCCGATCAACAGCTGTACCTCGCCGATTTCCCCGGCATTGACCGACAATTAATCATGCAAGCCCTCATGGAAACCATCGAGCCGTTATCCAACGCTTATTTAGTGGCGGCTCGTCCTGTAGAAAAAGCGATTCAATTCCAATGGCAGTATGACGCGCCGCTCGACAATCAAGGCGCCATTGCCGAGAAAAATGTCAGTTACCGTTACCTGAGTGGCAATATCCGCCGTGCCGATCTACTCGGCCGCATGGTGCAATCGGCAAATGGCAGCAAATATCAACCCGGTGCACTCGCCCAGTGCCACTATGTGTTTATCTGCGCCGAATCTCTGTGGAAACGCGAAAGCCTATGGGATCTGGTGATGCAAATTCTGACGCAAAAATCCTATCAGATAAGCAGCCACCTGAGCCCTATTCCGCTAAATTGTAAAATCATTCTGATTGGCGCAAGCTTAATTTACAGCCAAGTCCGCTCAGAGGACTGGCAATTTCAGCGCCACTTTAGTTTGCTGGCAGAGCTGGCGAGTGAACTCGATCTGACCCGCTTTAAAGAAGTGCAATATGCCAGTTGGTTACAAGCCGTAGCTCAGAGTGTTGAGGTTGCTTTAGAGCAATCAAGCCTTGCGCCACTGTTTAGACACAGTGCGAGGTTGACAGAACATCAACGCCGTTTAAGCCTCTCAATGCTCGATTTTGCCCAATTAATGGCTCAGGCTAAGGTCTATCGCGGCAAAGCCACTATCAATGCCGCCAGTATTGAACACGCGCTCGAGCAAGCCAACTACCGCCATAACAGCTCAGAAGAGTTTTCTGGGCAAAGTTTTGATGACAATTTCATAAATCTGCCAACTGAAGGCGCTATGGTAGGACAGATTAATGGCCTGACGGTTATCGATGCGATTGACCATAGTTACGGCGAACCCGCGCGGATCACCGCAACCGTGCACTATGGTGATGGCGAAGTGGCAGACATTGAAAGAAAGTCCGAGCTGGGTGGCAATATCCACGCCAAGGGTATGATGATCCTTTCTGCCTGTTTGTATCGCATTTTTGGACGTGACGCCCCGCTACACCTTAATGCCAACATCGTATTCGAGCAGTCCTATCAAGAGATCGATGGTGATAGTGCCTCGCTCGCCGAGTATTGCTGTTTGATGTCAGCCATTGCCGAGCAGCCGATTATCCAGTCGCTCGCCATTACTGGCGCCTTGGACCAATTCGGCAATGTGCAAGCTATCGGCGGCATTAATGAGAAGATTGAAGGCTTCTTCAATCTGTGTGAACGACGCGGTCTCACGGGTGAACAGGGCGTGATTATGCCTAAGTCGAACGTTCTGCAACTTAATCTCGCTCCTAAAGTGATAACAGCTGTAGGCAAAGGCCAATTCCATATCTATGCAATTGAGCATATGGACGAAGCGGTGGAACTATTGATGCAGATGCCAGCTGGAGTTGCCAATGAAGATAATGACTTCCCTGCCGACTCCTTGTATGGCCTAGTGCAAGAACGGCTCGATAAGCTCGCGGGGAACGGCGAGGAAGAAATTAGTTTTATGACGAGGTTACTCGCAAAACTGGGATTATTTCGCCATTAA
- a CDS encoding ABC transporter ATP-binding protein, with the protein MSLVRINNGSLAYGYTPLLQNADFTIERGERVCIVGRNGAGKSSLLKILSGDVLLDEGEFNIDNSVTVSRLQQDPPKAEQGSVYSYIAAGLKEVGEALEQYHQLSHDVAFAEPEQMERMLNQMQKLQETLDHHNGWQLDSRIKQNCELLGLDPDKSLSELSGGWQRKVALARALVSQPDLLLLDEPTNHLDIDTIEWLEKFLLDFQGAIVFISHDRGFIARMATRIVDLDRGVVTSWPGNYQAYLDGKQEWLRVEAEKNALFDKRLAEEEVWIRQGVKARRTRNEGRVRALKALRQERSERLNRQGNAKMAVADTDRSGKLVFDVKDLNYNLPDKNLVKNFNTTVLRGDRIALIGPNGCGKSTLIKLLIEKLQPQSGEVKVGTKLEIAYFDQYREALDPEQTVEDNVGEGKKTITINGQDRHILSYLQDFLFSPMRARTPVKALSGGEKNRLLLAKLLIRPANLIILDEPTNDLDIETLELLESLLTEYQGTLLLVSHDRAFIDNTVTSSWWYAGNGHWSEYVGGYQDAIDQGAKFYSEEPSQPNTVEAPATAKTAEVKVAEPAKAAKKLSYKLQRELEAMPELMEKLEAEILELQTTVARPDFYSQAQDKINPILNLLADKEKQLEVCFERWEELESLK; encoded by the coding sequence TTGAGTCTGGTTCGTATCAATAATGGCTCGTTAGCCTATGGTTACACTCCGTTGCTGCAAAATGCCGATTTCACCATCGAGCGCGGCGAGCGAGTGTGTATTGTTGGCCGCAACGGCGCGGGCAAGTCGAGTCTATTGAAGATTTTATCCGGCGATGTGCTGCTCGATGAAGGGGAATTCAACATCGACAACAGCGTCACAGTTAGCCGTTTGCAACAAGATCCACCGAAGGCGGAGCAGGGCTCGGTCTATTCTTATATCGCCGCGGGCTTAAAGGAAGTCGGTGAAGCGTTAGAGCAGTACCATCAACTGTCCCATGATGTGGCCTTTGCCGAGCCTGAGCAGATGGAGCGCATGCTCAATCAAATGCAAAAGCTGCAGGAGACTTTAGATCATCACAACGGCTGGCAGCTTGACTCGCGCATCAAACAAAATTGTGAGTTGTTAGGCCTCGATCCCGATAAATCCTTGAGTGAATTATCCGGCGGTTGGCAGCGTAAAGTAGCGCTTGCCCGCGCCCTCGTGAGTCAGCCGGATTTATTGCTGCTCGATGAACCGACAAACCACTTAGATATCGATACCATCGAATGGCTGGAAAAATTCCTTTTGGATTTCCAAGGTGCCATTGTATTTATCAGCCACGACAGGGGCTTTATTGCCCGTATGGCAACTCGCATCGTCGACTTAGACCGCGGCGTAGTGACCTCATGGCCGGGGAATTACCAAGCTTATCTCGATGGTAAGCAGGAGTGGCTCCGAGTCGAAGCCGAGAAAAATGCCTTATTCGATAAACGATTAGCCGAAGAAGAAGTTTGGATCCGCCAAGGCGTTAAGGCCCGTCGTACCCGCAACGAAGGCCGCGTGCGTGCATTGAAAGCACTGCGCCAAGAACGCAGCGAACGCTTGAATCGTCAGGGCAATGCTAAGATGGCGGTGGCCGATACCGATCGTTCGGGTAAGTTAGTCTTCGATGTGAAGGACTTAAACTACAATCTGCCCGATAAAAATCTAGTTAAAAACTTTAATACGACAGTACTTCGCGGGGATCGTATTGCGCTTATCGGCCCTAACGGCTGTGGTAAATCGACCCTTATCAAGCTGTTGATTGAAAAGTTACAACCCCAATCGGGTGAGGTAAAAGTCGGTACTAAGTTAGAAATTGCCTATTTCGACCAATACCGTGAGGCGCTGGATCCTGAGCAAACCGTTGAAGACAACGTGGGTGAGGGTAAAAAGACCATCACCATTAATGGTCAAGATCGTCATATCTTAAGTTATCTGCAGGATTTCCTGTTTTCGCCGATGCGCGCTCGTACGCCTGTGAAGGCATTATCGGGTGGTGAGAAAAATCGTTTACTCTTGGCTAAGCTCCTTATTCGTCCGGCCAACCTGATCATCCTCGACGAACCGACAAACGATCTTGATATTGAGACCCTAGAATTGCTAGAGTCGCTGCTGACTGAATATCAAGGCACACTGTTACTTGTGAGCCATGATAGGGCCTTTATCGATAACACTGTCACCAGCAGCTGGTGGTATGCGGGTAATGGGCATTGGAGCGAGTATGTTGGTGGTTATCAAGACGCGATTGACCAAGGGGCAAAGTTTTATTCTGAGGAACCTAGTCAGCCAAACACGGTCGAAGCTCCTGCGACAGCAAAAACCGCTGAGGTGAAAGTGGCTGAGCCCGCCAAAGCCGCGAAAAAACTGTCCTATAAGTTACAGCGTGAATTAGAGGCCATGCCTGAGTTGATGGAGAAATTAGAGGCAGAAATCCTCGAATTGCAAACCACAGTGGCGCGCCCAGATTTTTATAGTCAGGCACAGGATAAAATCAATCCGATATTGAACCTGTTGGCAGATAAAGAAAAACAATTGGAAGTTTGCTTCGAGCGATGGGAAGAGCTTGAGTCACTGAAGTAA